Proteins from a genomic interval of Stenotrophomonas maltophilia:
- the rlmKL gene encoding bifunctional 23S rRNA (guanine(2069)-N(7))-methyltransferase RlmK/23S rRNA (guanine(2445)-N(2))-methyltransferase RlmL, which produces MKFFVSCAKGLEYLLADELSALGLGKATATIAGVNAEGELEQALRIVMWSRLASRVLWPIDEFECPDEQALYDGVRALPWQEHIKPEMTLAVDAHVSGDKITHARFAAQRIKDAIVDRMRDEGLERPSVNTDLPDVRVNLSLRKGRASLSIDLGGGPLHRRGWRGAAHEAPLKENLAAALLLRAQWPRLHAAGGGLLDPMCGSGTLLIEGALMAADVAPGLMRHGSLPPSRWLGFDKATWKAIQSEARDREAAGLAALKPVIHGSDIDPAAIQAARENAEVAGVAHAIRFTRADVADLAAPEQEIGAVVCNPPYDERLAADPALYRALGNALQKAVPQWRASLLCGNDELAFATGLRAGKKYQMFNGALECALIVCDPIAVPGRDPAQPRELSEGAQMVANRLRKNLKKFKSWRTREDITCFRAYDADLPEYAAAIDVYEEEGGKRRTFLHVQEYAAPAAIPENDVRRRRNELLAAAREVFGVPPEQVSMKSRERGKGGSKYGRFEQRDEFIVVRENNALLQVNLFDYLDTGLFLDHRPLRRMMAEQVRGKRFLNLFCYTGVASVQAAVAGAASTTSVDLSATYLQWCYDNLALNGQGGNQHLLVQADAMAWLEGDRGQYDVIFCDPPTFSNSARADDFDVQREQLKLLRAAVARLAPGGVLYFSNNFRRFKLEENAIAEFAQCREITARTIGPDFERNARIHRAWELKRLG; this is translated from the coding sequence GTGAAATTCTTCGTCTCCTGCGCCAAGGGCCTGGAATACCTGCTTGCCGATGAACTGTCGGCCCTGGGCCTTGGCAAGGCCACTGCCACCATTGCCGGCGTCAACGCCGAGGGCGAACTGGAGCAGGCGCTGCGGATCGTGATGTGGTCGCGCCTGGCCAGCCGCGTGCTGTGGCCGATCGACGAATTCGAATGCCCGGACGAACAGGCCCTGTACGACGGCGTGCGTGCGCTGCCCTGGCAGGAGCACATCAAGCCGGAGATGACCCTGGCGGTGGACGCGCACGTGTCCGGCGACAAGATCACCCATGCGCGTTTCGCCGCGCAGCGGATCAAGGACGCCATCGTCGACCGCATGCGTGACGAAGGCCTGGAGCGCCCGTCGGTCAACACCGACCTGCCGGACGTGCGCGTGAACCTGTCGCTGCGCAAGGGCCGTGCCTCGCTGTCGATCGACCTCGGCGGTGGCCCGCTGCATCGCCGTGGCTGGCGTGGCGCCGCCCACGAGGCACCGCTGAAGGAAAACCTGGCCGCCGCGCTGCTGCTGCGCGCGCAGTGGCCGCGCCTGCATGCCGCCGGCGGTGGCCTGCTGGACCCGATGTGCGGCAGCGGCACGCTGCTGATCGAAGGCGCGCTGATGGCCGCCGACGTCGCTCCCGGCCTGATGCGCCATGGCAGCCTGCCGCCGAGCCGCTGGCTGGGCTTCGACAAGGCCACCTGGAAGGCCATCCAGAGCGAAGCGCGTGATCGCGAAGCCGCTGGCCTGGCCGCGCTGAAGCCGGTCATCCACGGAAGCGACATCGACCCGGCCGCCATCCAGGCGGCGCGCGAGAACGCCGAGGTCGCGGGCGTCGCTCATGCGATCCGCTTCACCCGTGCCGACGTGGCCGACCTGGCTGCGCCCGAACAGGAGATCGGCGCGGTGGTCTGCAATCCGCCGTACGACGAACGCCTGGCCGCCGATCCGGCGCTTTACCGTGCACTGGGCAATGCCCTGCAGAAGGCCGTGCCGCAGTGGCGCGCCAGCCTGCTGTGTGGCAACGACGAACTGGCCTTTGCCACCGGCCTGCGCGCCGGCAAGAAGTACCAGATGTTCAACGGTGCGCTGGAATGCGCGCTGATCGTCTGCGACCCGATCGCTGTGCCGGGCCGCGACCCGGCGCAGCCACGCGAACTGAGCGAAGGTGCGCAGATGGTGGCCAACCGCCTGCGCAAGAACCTGAAGAAGTTCAAGAGCTGGCGCACCCGCGAAGACATCACCTGCTTCCGTGCCTATGACGCCGACCTGCCGGAATACGCGGCCGCCATTGACGTCTACGAGGAAGAGGGTGGCAAGCGCCGCACCTTCCTGCATGTGCAGGAGTACGCCGCACCGGCCGCGATTCCGGAGAACGACGTGCGCCGCCGCCGCAACGAACTGCTGGCCGCCGCGCGTGAAGTGTTCGGCGTACCGCCGGAGCAGGTCTCGATGAAGTCGCGCGAGCGCGGCAAGGGCGGCAGCAAGTACGGCCGCTTCGAGCAGCGCGACGAATTCATCGTGGTGCGCGAGAACAACGCGCTGCTGCAGGTGAACCTGTTCGACTACCTCGATACCGGCCTGTTCCTCGACCATCGCCCGCTGCGCCGGATGATGGCCGAGCAGGTGCGCGGCAAGCGCTTCCTCAACCTGTTCTGCTACACCGGCGTGGCCAGCGTGCAGGCCGCCGTGGCCGGTGCCGCCAGCACCACCAGCGTCGACCTGTCGGCGACCTACCTGCAGTGGTGCTACGACAACCTGGCCTTGAACGGGCAGGGCGGCAACCAGCATCTGCTGGTGCAGGCCGATGCAATGGCCTGGCTGGAGGGCGACCGTGGGCAGTACGACGTGATCTTCTGCGATCCGCCGACCTTCTCCAACTCCGCCCGTGCCGATGACTTCGACGTGCAGCGCGAGCAGCTGAAGCTGCTGCGCGCGGCGGTGGCACGATTGGCGCCCGGCGGCGTGCTGTACTTCTCCAACAACTTCCGACGCTTCAAGCTGGAAGAGAACGCCATCGCCGAGTTCGCCCAGTGCCGCGAGATCACCGCGCGCACGATTGGTCCGGACTTCGAGCGCAACGCGCGCATCCACCGCGCGTGGGAGCTGAAGCGGTTGGGGTAA
- a CDS encoding DUF3325 domain-containing protein, translating into MMLLALTLSFSAFTALSLAMEKHQHDLHGKAAAAPARRMQWRVLGWALLTAAFALCVADHGWAMGPVLWLGAMTVGGVALSFGLYPYRPKWIAVLAIVLPVLGLVVAVL; encoded by the coding sequence ATGATGCTGCTCGCTCTGACGCTGTCGTTCTCTGCGTTCACCGCCCTGTCGCTGGCGATGGAAAAGCACCAGCACGACCTGCATGGCAAGGCCGCTGCCGCACCCGCACGGCGGATGCAGTGGCGGGTGCTGGGCTGGGCGCTGCTGACGGCGGCGTTCGCACTGTGCGTGGCCGACCACGGCTGGGCGATGGGCCCGGTGCTGTGGCTGGGCGCGATGACCGTGGGCGGCGTGGCACTGTCGTTCGGGCTGTACCCGTACCGCCCGAAATGGATCGCGGTGTTGGCGATCGTGCTGCCGGTGTTGGGGCTGGTGGTGGCGGTGCTGTAG
- a CDS encoding PepSY-associated TM helix domain-containing protein, with protein sequence MKNGFRQSMAWLHTWTGLLVGWLLLLIFMAGTASYYREEISRWMRPELPANKVSIDVSAQRAVDYLQANAGQAENWFVTLPQPRNPAMQMFWRLPPELADPSRGRRGGFGDATLDPNTGQELKARETRGGDFFYRLHFDLHYIPVLWARYLVGFCAMFMLVAIITGVITHKKIFKDFFTFRKDKGLRSWLDFHNVSAVMALPYHAMITYTGIVTLMIMYLPWGVKVAYPQDEDKFFFEAFGGMPEVTAPAEGRAAPLPIAQLLDSARAHWHGVEVAGFTVSNPGAANAVIDIRQRDGKRLSTDTPAVRYNMVSGALLEETPPSGGATATRGVLYGLHLARFADWGLRALFFLSGLVGCLMVASGVVLWAVKERPKHAKSGHTGFGLRLVDALNIGTVAGLPIAFAAHFWGNRLLPLDIAERSSAEANVFFYAWGAALLAAFIWPKRMMWAWQLYLGAAAFALVPVVNALTTHAHLGVTLRSGDWVLAGFDLSMIAFGAMLALCGWRMQHWTPPLSAAEKKKRAAAAAAPKASVEATEAEASA encoded by the coding sequence ATGAAGAACGGATTCCGCCAATCGATGGCCTGGCTGCACACCTGGACCGGACTGCTGGTCGGCTGGTTGCTGCTGCTGATCTTCATGGCCGGCACAGCCAGTTACTACCGCGAGGAAATCAGCCGCTGGATGCGCCCGGAGCTGCCGGCCAACAAGGTCAGCATCGATGTGTCCGCGCAGCGCGCGGTGGACTACCTGCAGGCCAATGCCGGCCAGGCCGAGAACTGGTTCGTCACACTGCCGCAGCCGCGCAACCCGGCCATGCAGATGTTCTGGCGGTTGCCACCGGAGCTGGCCGACCCCAGCCGTGGCCGCCGCGGTGGCTTCGGCGACGCCACGCTGGACCCGAACACCGGCCAGGAGTTGAAAGCGCGCGAGACCCGCGGCGGCGACTTCTTCTACCGCCTGCACTTCGACCTGCACTACATCCCGGTGCTGTGGGCGCGCTACCTGGTCGGCTTCTGCGCGATGTTCATGCTGGTAGCGATCATCACCGGCGTCATCACCCACAAGAAAATCTTCAAGGACTTCTTCACCTTCCGCAAGGACAAGGGCCTGCGCTCCTGGCTCGACTTCCACAACGTCAGTGCGGTGATGGCGCTGCCGTACCACGCGATGATCACCTACACCGGCATTGTGACGTTGATGATCATGTACCTGCCGTGGGGGGTGAAGGTGGCCTACCCGCAGGATGAGGACAAGTTCTTCTTCGAGGCCTTCGGTGGCATGCCGGAGGTGACCGCACCGGCCGAAGGCCGCGCCGCGCCGCTGCCGATCGCACAGCTGCTGGACAGCGCACGCGCGCATTGGCACGGCGTGGAAGTGGCCGGCTTCACCGTGTCCAATCCGGGCGCGGCCAATGCGGTGATCGATATCCGCCAGCGCGACGGCAAGCGACTGTCCACCGACACCCCGGCCGTGCGCTACAACATGGTCAGCGGTGCGCTGCTGGAAGAAACACCGCCCTCCGGTGGCGCCACCGCCACCCGTGGCGTGCTGTACGGCCTGCATCTGGCACGTTTTGCCGACTGGGGCCTGCGCGCGTTGTTCTTCCTGTCCGGCCTGGTCGGCTGCCTGATGGTGGCCAGCGGCGTGGTGCTGTGGGCGGTGAAGGAACGGCCGAAGCATGCCAAGAGTGGACACACCGGCTTCGGCCTGCGCCTGGTCGATGCGCTGAACATCGGCACCGTCGCCGGCCTGCCAATCGCCTTCGCAGCCCACTTCTGGGGCAACCGCCTGCTGCCGCTGGACATCGCCGAGCGCTCCAGCGCCGAGGCCAACGTGTTCTTCTATGCCTGGGGTGCGGCACTGCTGGCGGCCTTCATCTGGCCCAAACGGATGATGTGGGCGTGGCAGCTGTACCTCGGTGCGGCGGCGTTCGCGCTGGTGCCAGTGGTCAATGCCCTGACCACGCACGCCCACCTGGGCGTCACGCTGCGCAGCGGTGATTGGGTGCTGGCCGGCTTCGACCTGTCGATGATCGCCTTCGGCGCGATGCTGGCACTATGCGGCTGGCGCATGCAGCACTGGACACCACCGCTGTCTGCGGCCGAGAAGAAGAAGCGCGCCGCTGCAGCAGCAGCGCCGAAGGCATCAGTCGAAGCGACCGAAGCGGAGGCCAGCGCATGA
- a CDS encoding DUF3649 domain-containing protein codes for MDRSPATASPRTFFSNPRWGVLSRSLAAIFGGYALASVTSVFCAVALPGARGQTVLTGMLLAILVAACAALWAFATRSALRAWVGILVPALLMAGIARLMGAWA; via the coding sequence GTGGACCGCTCGCCCGCAACCGCCAGCCCCCGCACCTTCTTCTCCAACCCGCGCTGGGGCGTGCTGTCACGTTCGTTGGCCGCGATCTTCGGCGGCTATGCGCTGGCCTCGGTGACCAGCGTGTTCTGCGCGGTGGCGCTGCCCGGCGCGCGCGGGCAGACCGTGCTGACCGGCATGCTGCTGGCGATCCTGGTCGCCGCCTGTGCCGCACTGTGGGCATTCGCCACCCGCAGCGCGCTGCGCGCATGGGTGGGCATCCTCGTCCCGGCCCTGCTGATGGCAGGCATTGCGCGCCTGATGGGGGCCTGGGCATGA
- a CDS encoding TonB-dependent siderophore receptor, whose amino-acid sequence MAMPLNLPRPSLLALAVTALMIAPLAHADGTAESSARTLDTVKVTADGEIPNSYTVKNARSATRLDLSLRETPQSVTVITRQRLDDMGLFSLSDVMGQVTGVSVSVTDSERINYVSRGYTIDNFQIDGMLNTFGGSVKTNTDNVIYDRIEVIRGATGLTTGAGDPSGTISMIRKRPTDTFQMGANLTVGRWGNRRLEADLGGPVAWDGRIRARVVAAKQQSDSFRDVYSLDKDVFYGIVQADLSDNTLFEVGYEYQSPRTTGVTWGVVPYWGADGAPANLPRSTNLSASWSAWPIVEKTSFARLEQQLGNGWSVKGNISHAVRDTDGSVWYGAAGNPRADGTGVTAYISHFNEHSTMDVFDVNVGGPFQLFGREHELVFGLGQSVRKGESEGMDFDYDDAYAMVPDWRHWTGNVPVLPVTRLGRLSSQNELRQRAAYVAARLRLADPLLAVVGARYGSWETRSWAYGYDANGNRNRTTRTGYRPDDMLTPYAGLVYDFNSIFSGYVSYTDIFKPQNYRDRNSNYLEPVVGNMYEAGVKAEFFGGLLNASAAVFEGKQDNVAEIDDSVPVNSLPDGSQAYRSTGKGNKVKGWEIETQGSIGEQWNVSAGFAHTVIRNKDGVLQRTTAPQDTFRLNSSWRPGGIDGRFWLGGGVTWQSSIWNNSTKADRSKARITQDAFYLVNLAGGYRFNENFSAQLNINNLLDKKYFNNVGFYNGVYWGEPRNVTVTLRWKL is encoded by the coding sequence ATGGCAATGCCGCTGAACCTCCCTCGTCCCTCTCTGCTGGCCCTGGCCGTGACCGCACTGATGATCGCTCCGCTGGCACACGCCGACGGCACCGCCGAATCTTCCGCGCGCACGCTGGACACCGTAAAGGTGACCGCCGATGGCGAGATCCCGAACAGCTACACGGTAAAGAACGCGCGCAGCGCGACCAGGCTGGACCTGTCGTTGCGCGAGACGCCGCAGTCGGTGACGGTCATCACCCGCCAGCGCCTGGACGACATGGGCCTGTTCTCGCTGTCGGACGTGATGGGCCAGGTGACCGGCGTCAGCGTGTCGGTCACCGACAGCGAGCGCATCAACTATGTCTCGCGCGGCTACACCATCGACAATTTCCAGATCGACGGCATGCTCAACACGTTCGGTGGCTCGGTCAAGACCAATACCGACAACGTGATCTACGATCGCATCGAGGTGATCCGTGGCGCCACTGGCCTGACCACCGGCGCCGGCGATCCCTCCGGCACCATCAGCATGATCCGCAAGCGCCCCACCGATACCTTCCAGATGGGCGCCAACCTCACCGTGGGACGCTGGGGCAACCGCCGCCTGGAAGCCGACCTCGGTGGTCCGGTTGCCTGGGACGGACGCATCCGTGCGCGCGTGGTCGCGGCCAAGCAGCAGAGCGATTCGTTCCGTGATGTCTATTCGCTCGACAAGGATGTGTTCTACGGCATCGTGCAGGCCGACCTGAGCGACAACACGCTGTTCGAAGTGGGCTACGAATACCAGTCGCCCCGTACCACCGGCGTGACCTGGGGCGTGGTGCCGTACTGGGGTGCCGATGGCGCGCCAGCCAACCTGCCACGCTCGACCAACCTGTCGGCCTCGTGGAGCGCCTGGCCGATCGTGGAGAAGACCAGCTTCGCGCGGCTGGAGCAGCAGCTCGGCAACGGCTGGTCGGTGAAGGGCAATATCAGCCACGCCGTGCGTGATACCGACGGCAGCGTCTGGTACGGCGCAGCCGGCAATCCGCGTGCCGATGGAACCGGCGTCACCGCCTACATCTCGCACTTCAACGAGCACAGTACGATGGACGTGTTCGACGTCAACGTCGGTGGCCCGTTCCAGCTGTTCGGTCGCGAGCATGAACTGGTGTTCGGCCTGGGCCAGTCGGTGCGCAAGGGCGAGTCGGAAGGCATGGACTTCGACTACGACGATGCTTATGCCATGGTGCCGGACTGGCGCCACTGGACCGGCAATGTGCCGGTGCTTCCGGTAACCCGGCTGGGCAGGCTGTCGTCGCAGAATGAACTGCGCCAGCGCGCAGCCTACGTTGCCGCGCGCCTGCGCCTGGCCGACCCGCTGCTGGCGGTGGTCGGCGCGCGCTACGGCAGCTGGGAAACCCGCAGCTGGGCTTATGGCTACGATGCCAATGGCAACCGCAACCGCACCACCCGCACCGGCTACAGGCCGGACGACATGCTCACCCCGTATGCCGGCCTGGTCTACGACTTCAATTCGATCTTCAGCGGCTATGTCAGCTACACCGACATCTTCAAGCCGCAGAACTACCGCGACCGCAATAGCAACTACCTGGAGCCGGTGGTTGGCAACATGTACGAAGCGGGCGTCAAGGCCGAGTTCTTCGGCGGCCTGCTCAATGCCTCGGCCGCCGTATTCGAGGGCAAGCAGGACAACGTCGCCGAGATCGATGATTCGGTGCCGGTGAACTCGCTGCCCGATGGCAGCCAGGCCTACCGCTCCACCGGCAAGGGCAACAAGGTCAAGGGCTGGGAGATCGAAACCCAGGGCAGCATCGGCGAGCAGTGGAACGTCTCGGCCGGTTTCGCCCATACCGTCATCCGCAACAAGGACGGCGTCCTGCAGCGGACGACCGCCCCACAGGACACCTTCCGGCTCAACAGCAGCTGGCGCCCCGGCGGTATCGACGGTCGCTTCTGGCTGGGTGGTGGCGTGACCTGGCAGAGCAGCATCTGGAACAACAGCACCAAGGCCGATCGCAGCAAGGCCAGGATCACCCAGGACGCGTTCTACCTGGTCAACCTCGCCGGCGGCTACCGCTTCAACGAGAACTTCAGCGCCCAGCTGAACATCAACAACCTGCTGGACAAGAAGTATTTCAACAACGTCGGTTTCTACAACGGCGTGTACTGGGGCGAACCACGCAATGTCACCGTGACGCTGCGCTGGAAGCTCTGA
- a CDS encoding DUF445 domain-containing protein, whose translation MTSAIDPRRAQLRRLKALALGLLLLMLAGFAVSHWQGERGIWAWVSAFCEAAAVGALADWFAVVALFRRPMGLPIPHTAIIPRSKERIGDSLALFVRDQFLEPGVLLAKLQVFDPASRLGSWLADPARSRMLADMARGWALQALDFFDETAVRRQLHGFVVQQLRQWNAAATAGELPALLTADGRHQRVLDEGLQRLGRWLEQPEVKERASQLIVRYIQREWPTLSSTVNWVKPIDEIGDSLAERLARAVLEELQQVLAEPQHPLRQDYETWLQNYVQRLREDPALAERIEQLKQEMIDHPALQEYVQGLWARIHASLRADLQREDSALVGHLQRSLGSLGASLQADPALREALNQHLMEGAQRLTGRLREGVTTHIAQTVKGWDERHLVEQLELSVGRDLQFIRFNGTLVGGLIGLLLHAATVLFRF comes from the coding sequence ATGACGTCTGCCATCGATCCGCGCCGCGCTCAGCTGCGGCGCCTGAAAGCCCTCGCGCTGGGCCTGCTGCTGTTGATGCTGGCCGGTTTCGCGGTCAGCCACTGGCAGGGCGAGCGCGGCATCTGGGCCTGGGTTTCGGCTTTCTGCGAAGCCGCGGCCGTGGGCGCGCTGGCCGACTGGTTCGCCGTGGTCGCGCTGTTCCGGCGGCCGATGGGCCTGCCGATTCCGCACACCGCGATCATCCCGCGCAGCAAGGAGCGCATCGGCGACAGCCTGGCGCTGTTCGTGCGCGACCAGTTCCTGGAGCCGGGCGTGCTGCTGGCCAAGCTGCAGGTATTCGATCCGGCCAGCCGCCTTGGCAGCTGGCTGGCCGACCCGGCACGCTCGCGCATGCTGGCCGACATGGCCCGCGGCTGGGCGCTGCAGGCGCTGGATTTCTTCGACGAAACCGCCGTGCGCCGGCAACTGCACGGCTTCGTGGTACAGCAGCTGCGGCAGTGGAATGCAGCTGCCACTGCCGGTGAACTGCCGGCCCTGCTGACCGCCGATGGTCGCCATCAACGCGTGCTGGACGAGGGCCTGCAACGGCTGGGCCGCTGGCTGGAGCAGCCTGAGGTGAAAGAACGCGCCTCGCAGCTGATCGTGCGCTACATCCAGCGCGAATGGCCGACGCTGTCGAGCACGGTGAACTGGGTCAAGCCGATCGATGAGATCGGCGACAGCCTGGCCGAACGCCTGGCCCGCGCGGTGCTGGAAGAGCTGCAGCAGGTGCTGGCCGAGCCGCAGCACCCGCTGCGCCAGGACTACGAGACCTGGTTGCAGAACTACGTGCAGCGCCTGCGCGAGGATCCGGCGCTGGCCGAGCGCATCGAGCAGCTCAAGCAGGAAATGATCGACCACCCGGCCCTGCAGGAGTACGTGCAGGGGCTGTGGGCGCGCATCCACGCCAGCCTGCGAGCGGACCTGCAGCGCGAGGATTCGGCGCTGGTCGGCCACCTGCAGCGCAGCCTGGGTTCGCTCGGTGCCAGCCTGCAGGCCGACCCGGCGCTGCGCGAGGCACTGAACCAGCATCTGATGGAAGGTGCGCAGCGCCTGACCGGGCGCCTGCGCGAAGGCGTGACCACGCATATCGCGCAGACTGTGAAGGGCTGGGACGAGCGGCACCTGGTCGAACAGCTGGAACTGAGCGTGGGCCGTGACCTGCAGTTCATCCGCTTCAACGGCACCCTGGTCGGCGGGCTGATCGGCCTGCTGCTGCACGCTGCGACGGTCCTTTTCCGCTTCTGA
- a CDS encoding plasmid replication/partition related protein, whose amino-acid sequence MDIVVKEELKAYIDPLTADEHDALERSILAEGCRDALVLWGDVLVDGHNRFGICQKHGLPFNTVQNTRFQSMEDVHLWMIEQHLGRRSVSDFQRGVLALRKRDILAARKQVEQAQLQRESDGTAEMADEAGEDGPPWEPAPKVSRAELAREAKLSTSQVGMIERIHAQAAAEVVEAVKAGMISISAAAAVADLPEEEQRAAAAGGKDELKQAAKRVRESKRKPRAPKPEPAEMDFEEADEDEIASRDAEVLSALEQLGEDAPALRRRVVALTRENDTLRAQLAALRKQLEAL is encoded by the coding sequence ATGGATATCGTCGTCAAAGAAGAACTCAAGGCCTATATCGACCCGCTGACCGCGGACGAACATGACGCGCTGGAGCGCAGCATCCTTGCCGAAGGCTGCCGCGATGCACTGGTGCTGTGGGGCGACGTACTGGTCGATGGCCATAACCGCTTCGGTATCTGCCAGAAGCACGGCCTGCCCTTCAACACCGTGCAGAACACCCGCTTCCAGAGCATGGAAGACGTGCACCTGTGGATGATCGAGCAGCACCTGGGCCGCCGCAGCGTATCCGACTTCCAGCGCGGCGTGCTGGCGCTGCGCAAGCGCGACATCCTGGCCGCCCGCAAGCAGGTCGAGCAGGCCCAGCTGCAGCGCGAGAGCGATGGCACGGCCGAGATGGCTGATGAGGCTGGTGAAGACGGCCCGCCGTGGGAGCCGGCACCGAAGGTCAGCCGCGCCGAACTGGCCCGCGAAGCCAAGCTGAGCACCAGCCAGGTCGGCATGATCGAACGCATCCATGCCCAGGCCGCGGCCGAGGTGGTGGAAGCGGTGAAGGCCGGCATGATCTCGATCAGCGCCGCCGCGGCCGTGGCCGACCTGCCCGAAGAAGAACAGCGCGCCGCCGCCGCCGGTGGCAAGGACGAGCTGAAGCAGGCCGCCAAGCGCGTGCGCGAGTCCAAGCGCAAGCCGCGCGCGCCGAAGCCTGAACCGGCCGAGATGGATTTCGAGGAAGCGGATGAGGACGAGATCGCCAGCCGCGATGCCGAAGTGCTGTCGGCACTGGAACAATTGGGCGAGGATGCACCGGCGCTGCGCCGTCGCGTGGTCGCCCTGACCCGCGAGAACGACACCCTGCGCGCGCAGCTGGCCGCGCTGCGCAAGCAGCTCGAAGCGCTCTGA
- a CDS encoding aspartate aminotransferase family protein codes for MKRPASDLHDLATQRPQSLEAYWMPFTANRQYKAAPRVLVRAEGMHYEDVDGRQILDGTAGLWCCNAGHARPRIVEAIVEQARTLDYSPAFQMGSPPAFALAQRLAALAPTPLNHVFFTSSGSEAVDTAMKIVLAYHRQRGEGQRTRFISREKAYHGVGFGGMALGGLPNNRRAFGLQLGGVDYLRHTLDLQRNAFSKGLPRQGAELADDLERLIALHDASTIAAVFVEPIAGSAGVILPAPGYLQRLRELCDHHGILLVFDEVITGFGRVGMPFAAQRFGVTPDLLTFARAVSNGAVPLGGVLVSDAVHATLMQAPPQAIELFHGYTCSGHPLACAAALATLEVYAEERLFERAIELGEYWQERLHALQGLPNVIDIRNFGLVGAIELAPRRDTPGSRGYEVFRRCFHDGGLLVRCTGDIIALSPPLIVDKAQIDQITGTLGEMIRATA; via the coding sequence ATGAAGCGTCCCGCGAGCGACCTGCACGATCTGGCTACCCAACGCCCGCAGTCACTGGAGGCGTACTGGATGCCGTTCACCGCCAACCGCCAGTACAAGGCAGCGCCGCGTGTACTGGTGCGTGCCGAGGGCATGCACTACGAGGATGTCGACGGCCGCCAGATCCTCGATGGCACGGCCGGCCTGTGGTGCTGCAACGCCGGCCACGCGCGTCCCCGCATCGTGGAAGCCATCGTCGAGCAGGCGCGCACGCTCGACTACTCGCCGGCCTTCCAGATGGGCTCGCCGCCCGCATTCGCGCTGGCGCAGCGGCTGGCCGCATTGGCACCAACGCCACTGAACCATGTGTTCTTCACCAGCTCCGGCTCGGAGGCGGTGGATACCGCGATGAAGATCGTGCTGGCCTACCACCGCCAGCGCGGCGAGGGCCAGCGCACGCGCTTCATCAGCCGCGAGAAGGCCTACCACGGCGTCGGCTTCGGCGGCATGGCACTAGGCGGCTTGCCCAACAACCGCAGGGCGTTCGGCCTGCAGCTGGGCGGCGTGGACTACCTGCGCCACACCCTGGACCTGCAGCGCAATGCGTTCAGCAAGGGCCTGCCGCGCCAAGGCGCTGAACTGGCCGACGACCTGGAGCGGCTGATCGCGCTGCATGACGCCTCGACCATCGCGGCGGTCTTCGTCGAGCCCATCGCTGGGTCCGCCGGGGTGATCCTGCCGGCGCCGGGCTACCTGCAGCGCCTGCGCGAGCTGTGCGATCACCACGGCATCCTGCTGGTGTTCGATGAGGTCATCACCGGTTTCGGCAGGGTCGGCATGCCCTTCGCCGCACAGCGCTTCGGGGTCACACCGGACCTGCTGACCTTCGCCAGGGCGGTCAGCAACGGCGCGGTGCCACTGGGGGGTGTGCTGGTCAGCGATGCGGTGCACGCTACGCTGATGCAGGCGCCGCCGCAGGCCATCGAGCTGTTCCACGGCTATACGTGCTCTGGCCACCCGCTGGCCTGTGCGGCCGCGCTGGCCACGCTGGAGGTCTACGCCGAGGAGCGCCTGTTCGAGCGGGCCATCGAACTGGGCGAATACTGGCAGGAACGGCTGCATGCGCTGCAGGGCCTGCCCAACGTGATCGACATCCGCAACTTCGGGCTGGTCGGCGCCATCGAACTGGCACCACGTCGCGATACCCCAGGCAGCCGCGGCTACGAGGTATTCCGGCGCTGCTTCCACGACGGCGGGCTGCTGGTGCGCTGTACCGGCGACATCATCGCGCTGTCGCCGCCGCTGATCGTGGACAAGGCGCAGATCGACCAGATCACCGGCACGCTGGGCGAGATGATCCGGGCCACCGCCTGA